In the Mycolicibacter minnesotensis genome, TCGTCGAATTTGGACAAGGCGTCGGTGGGTGCGACTCCGCTGCCCTCGCCGTCGTTCAGCGTGCGGGGGACACCGACGAAGATTATTCCGTCGAATCCGGCCTGGCGCAGGCCCGCGAGTCGCGTCCGCAGGTCCGCCTCGTCGAGGAATGCGGTCACCTGCGTGCACAGTCCGCGTACGCCGGGCAGTTCGGGACGGATCACCGACCAGAAATCGGCGACGTCGAGTTTGGGGACCATCTCGACCGGCCGATCGTCGTCTTCGGCGATCAACCCGGGAATCATCACGTGGCTGATCCGGCCGGCGATACCCGCCTGCTCGGACAGTCGCAGGACCTTGAAGGCCTCTTCGCGAGCGTGCTCAGGCCCGCGATCGGTGTTGGTCGGCACTAATTCCAGTGCAATGGTGTTCAGCGGCACCAGGGAACTCCGTATCTCATCGGAACGGACATGTTGCGCCCCAGAAAAGCTCTGGGGCGCAACATGTCAGACGGTCACAGGCCGGTGCGGGCGTCCTTGGCGGCGGCAACCAGGTTGGCCAACGACGCGTTCACCTCGTCGGGCTTACGGGTCTTCAGGCCGCAGTCCGGGTTGACCCAGAGGCGCTGCGCCGGAACGGCACCCAGTGCCTCACGCAGCGACGCCGCCATCTCCTCGGTGCTGGGCACCCGCGGCGAGTGGATGTCGTAGACACCCGGGCCGACTCCGTTGGAGAAGCCGATCGCGTTGAGGTCGTCGAGCACCTCCATGTGCGAACGGGCCGCCTCGATCGAGGTGACATCGGCATCCAGATCAGCGATCGCGCCGATCACCTCGCCGAACTCCGAGTAGCACAGGTGGGTGTGAATCTGCGTCGCGTCGGACACCCCCGAGGTCGACATCCGGAACGAACCCACCGCCCAATCCAGGTACGCCGCCTTGTCGGCGTCGCGCACCGGCAGCAGCTCGCGCAGAGCCGGCTCGTCGACCTGGATCACCGCGATACCGGCCGCCTCCAGGTCCACGGTCTCTTCGCGAATCGCCAGCGCCACCTGATAGGCGGTGTCGGCAAGCGGCTGGTCGTCACGGACGAACGACCAGGCCAGGATGGTGACCGGCCCGGTGAGCATGCCCTTGACCGGCTTGTCGGTCAGCGACTGGGCGTAGGTGGCCCAGTCGACGGTCATGGGGTTGGGCCGCGTGACGTCACCGAACAGCACCGGCGGACGCACGCAGCGGCTGCCGTAGGACTGCACCCAGCCGTTGCTGGTGGCGAAGAAGCCCTCCAGCTGCTCGGCGAAGTACTGCACCATGTCGTTGCGCTCGGGCTCGCCGTGCACCAGCACGTCGAGGCCGAGGTCTTCCTGCAGCTTGATGACGGCGGCGACTTCGGACTTCATCCGGTTGGTGTACTCGGCGTCGTCGATCTCCCCGGCCACCAGCGCGGCGCGGGCCTTGCGGATCTCCACGGTCTGCGGGAACGAGCCGATGGTGGTGGTCGGTAGTGGCGGCAGGTGTAGCCGCTCGTCCTGGGCGGCGCGGCGGGCCTGCGCCGAACCGCGCTGGACGCCGGCCGACCGGATCTCGGCGATCTGCGCGCGCAGCTCAGCGTTGTTCAGGCGCGGGTCGGACTCGCGGGAGGCCACCGCGGCGTTGGACGCGGCGATCTCCTGCGCCACGGCGTCCCGCCCGTCACGCAGGGCGCGTGCCAGGGTGGCGACTTCGGCCACCTTCTCGGCGCCGAACGCCAGCCAGCTGCGCAGTGCGTCGTCCAGACCGGTCTCGGGCTCCAGCGAGTAGGGCACGTGCAGTGTCGAGCACGACGTAGAAACAGCCACCGCCTCGGCTGAACCCAGCAGGCTCGCCAGCTTGGCCAGTGCGGCCTGCAGGTCGGTACGCCAGATGTTGCGGCCGTCGACCACACCGGCGACCAAGGTCTTGGAGGCCAACTCCGGCACCGACGCGATCTTGGTGTCGGGGCCGTAGACCAGGTCAACGCCGATGGCCTCGACCGGGGTACGAGCCAGCGCCGCCAATCCTTCGCCGGGGTCACCGAAGTACGTGGCCACGAAGATCGCCGGCCGCTTGGTCAGTGCGCCCAGACGGTTGTAGACCTGCTCGGCCAGCGCGGGGGCGTCGGCGGAGATGTCGGTGACCAGCACCGGTTCGTCGATCTGGACCCACTGCGCGCCGGCCTGCGCCAGCTGGCCCAGCAGTTCGGCGTAGACGTCGGTCAGCTCGTCGAGCCGCTCGATGGGCGCCGCGGCGCCGTCAACGGCCTTGCTCAGCAGCAGGAAGGTGACCGGTCCGATGATTACCGGCCGCGCGTTGACGCCTTGTTCCTTGGCTTCGGTGAGCTCGGAGAGCACCTTGGCCGGGTTCAGGGCGAACGTGGTGTCGGGACCGATCTCGGGAACGATGTAGTGGTAGTTGGTGTCGAACCACTTCGTCATCTCCAGCGGGGCGATGTCGGCATTGCCCCGGGCCGCGGCGAAGTAGCGGTCCAGCTCGTCGGAGACACCGGCCACGCGGGCGGGCAGAGCGCCCAGCAGCACCGCGGTGTCGAGCATCTGGTCGTAGTAGGAGAAGGTGTTCACCGGCACTGAGTCCAGTCCGGCGGCGGCCAGTTGCGCCCAGGTGTCGCGGCGCAGGCCGGCGGCCACCTTTTTCAGTTCGTCCTGGCCGATCCGGCCGGCCCAGTAACTCTCGGTGGCTCGCTTGAGTTCGCGGCGAGGTCCGATGCGCGGTGTGCCGAGAACGGTGGCGGTAAAGGGTTGAGCGGTCACGATGTGGTCCTTCGATTGACGAGGGTGGGTCAACGCCAGCAGTCGTCCAGCTGATCCGGTCCCGTGCCTATATAAAGCACCACAACCCTCAAAACCAGACGCCTATTCCGCGAGGCGTTGATCCGCCGGGCGCGGCGCGCCCAGCACAACAGGCAGGTATTCGGACTCGCAGGCGCGCACCGAGGTGCTCCTAATGGCCGTCGCTTCCCAGTCGGGCGAACCCATGACCAGTGCTTATGACGGCGGTCGTTCCTGCATACCGCTGCGGGACAGTCCCGGATTCTCACCGGGTTCCCTCTCGCGCTCCACACACACCGTGTTGCGCTCGATGCCGAGGCCGCGACTACTGCGGCAACGGCAGACCAGTTGCGTGATCGAGATTACTCGGCCGGGCCGCCGGCGAGTGCCTCCGGGATCGGGGTGGGGCCGTCATTGAATTCGATGGTGCGGCCGATGGTCGCGTCGTCAGCCAGGCAGGCCGCGATCGCTAACGCGACGTTGCCGCGGGAAACCTGCGCCTTGCCGGTGTCGGGGCCGACGGCGATCCGGCCGGTCGCCGGCTCCGCGGTGAGCCGGCTCGGACCCAGCACCGTCCAATCCAAGTCGGTGGCACGCAGATGGGCGTCGGCGGCGGCTTTGGCCTGCGCGTACGGATAAAAGGAATCGCCTTCGGGCACACCGTGATCGGGGCCGGCTCCGAAGTAGGACACCATCACGAACCGTCGAACGCCGGACTGCGCGGCGGCGTCGACGGTGCGCATCGCGGCATCACGGTCCACGGCATAGGTACGGGCCGGATTGCCGCCACCGGCACCGGCGGAGAACACCACCGCGTCATGGTCGGCCAGCAGGCGGCTCAACCCGCCGGTGTCGAGTTGCTCGATGTCGGCCACCACAGGGACCGCGCCGGTGGCCGCCACCTGCGGCGCGTGGTCGGGATTGCGGAACACCGAACTGACCTGGTGGCGGGATTGAGTCAGAAGCGGGGCGAGCAGCAGGGCGATTTTGCCGTGGCCGCCGATGATCACGATGCGTGCCATGGATTCGACGGTACGTGAGGCCCGGAGTGACCCCCGCTGACAAGCGCCGAGTGGCCCGGTTGACAATCGAGGCAACAAACCGCGAACAAACTAAGGAGCACCCATGGCTGAAGCCGTCATCGTCGAAGCGGTGCGCGCGCCTGTCGGCAAGCGCAACGGCGGACTGTCCGGGGTGCACCCGGCCGAGCTGTCTGCCCAGGTGCTCAACGGTCTGGTCACCCGGGCCGGTGTGGACCCGGCGCTGGTCGACGACGTGATCTGGGGCTGTGTGATGCAGGCCGGTGAGCAGGCTCTCGACATCGGCCGTACCGCCGTGCTGAGCGCGGGCTGGCCCGAGAGCGTCCCCGCGGTGACGGTGGACCGCCAGTGCGGTTCCAGCCAGCAGTCGGTGCACTTCGCCGCGGCCGGTGTGGTGGCCGGACACTACGACGTCGTCGTCGCCGGTGGCGTCGAGTCGATGTCGCGCACTCCGATGGGTTCGTCGCTGGCCAACGGCGGCCGGCCGTACGGCGACTCCTTCAAGGCGCGCTACAGCCAGACGCCGAACCAGGGCATCGGCGCCGAGATGATGGCCACCCAGTGGGGCCTGAGCCGCACCGCGCTCGACGAGTTCGCGCTGGCGTCGCACGAAAAGGCCGGCAACGCCCAAGACGCCGGTGCCTTCAAGGACGAGATCGTCTCGATCACCGACTCCGAGGGCAATGTCGTCAGCGAAGACGAGGGCATTCGCCGCGGCACCACCCTGGAGAAGATGGCCCAGCTCAAGCCGGCTTTCAAAGAGGACGGCGTGATCCACGCCGGCAACTCCAGCCAGATCTCGGATGGCTCGGCCGCGTTGCTGTTCATGTCGGCGGAAAAAGCCAAGGAACTGGGACTGACCCCGCTGGCGCGGGTGCACACCGCGTCACTGGCCGGGTCTGACCCGGTGATGATGCTGTCCGGGCCCATCCCGGCCACCCAGAAGGCGCTGAAGCGCTCGGGGCTCAGTGTCGACGACATCGGGGTGTTCGAGGTCAACGAGGCCTTTGCTCCGGTGCCCATGGCGTGGCTCGCCGAGATCGGTGCTGACCCCGCCAGGCTCAACCCCAACGGTGGAGCCATCGCACTGGGCCACCCGCTCGGCGGATCCGGCGCCCGGATCATGACCACCATGCTTTACCACATGCGCGCCAACGGAATTCGTTACGGACTGCAGACCATGTGTGAGGGTGGCGGCCAGGCCAACGCGACCATTCTGGAGCTGTTGTGAGTGCTGGAGCTGCTGTGAGTGAAGGGGCCGTTCTGGTAGAGCGGCGCGGAAACGTCCTGCTCATCACGATCAACCGGCCCGACGCCCGCAACGCCATCAACGGCGCCGTGAGCGCCGGCATCGGTGACGCACTGGCACAGGCGCAGGCCGACGACGAGGTTCGCGCGGTGGTGCTCACCGGCGCCGGCGACAAGTCCTTCAGCGCCGGAGCCGACCTCAAGGCGATCGCCAACCGGGAGAACATCTTCCACCCCGAACACCCGGAGTGGGGCTTCGCCGGTTACGTGCAGCACTTCATCGACAAGCCCACCATCGCCGCGGTCAACGGCACCGCACTCGGTGGCGGGACCGAGTTGGCGCTGGCCAGCGACCTGGTGATCGCCGAGCAGCGGGCCCAGTTCGGGCTGCCCGAGGTCAAGCGGGGTCTGGTCGCCGGGGCGGGCGGCGTGTTCCGCATCGTCGACCAGCTGCCCCGCAAGGTTGCCCTCGAACTGCTCTACACCGGGGACCCGATCTCCGCGGCCGACGCGGCCCAGTGGGGATTGGTCAACCGGGTGGTCGAGGACGGCAAAGCCCTCGAAGCAGCGCTGGAGCTGGCCGAACGCATCACCGGCAATGCACCGTTGTCGGTGCAGGCCAGCAAGCGGATCGCCTACGGGGTCGACGACGGCGTCATCACCGACGAGGTGGCGGGCTGGGCCAGGACCGGACGCGAGTTCTCCACCCTGCTTCGGTCCGAGGATGCCAAGGAAGGACCCCGGGCGTTCGCCGAGAAGCGCGCGCCGGTGTGGAAGGCACGTTGAGCGGCGTGCCTGAGCCACTGATCATCTCGATCGGGGACTTTGTTCCGCAGCGGCACGCCCAGTCATGGGTGGCACCCAACGCGACCCTGATCGGCCAGGTCAGCCTGGCCGCCGGGGCCAGCGTTTGGTATTCGGCGACGCTGCGCGCCGAGGTCGAACCGATCGAGATCGGTGCCGAGTCCAACATCCAAGACGGGGTCACCATCCACGTCGACAAGGACTTTCCCTGCCGAGTCGGCGAACACGTCAGCGTCGGGCATAACGCCGTGCTGCATGGCTGCACCATCGGCGATGGCTGTCTGATCGGGATGGGGGCGATCGTGCTCAACGGTGCGGTGGTGGGCGAGGGGTCGCTCGTCGCCGCCGGCGCGGTGATCCCGCAGGGCATGGTGGTGCCGCCCCGATCGCTGGTGGCGGGGGTGCCGGGCAAAGTGCGGCGCGAACTCAGCGACGCCGAAGTCGACAACAACCGGTACAACGCGGTCGGTTATGGGCTGTTGAGGGAACTACATCGGGCGAACTAGCCCATTTGCGCCACCGGCGGCACTTGGGCCGCTACGTTCAAGGGACGTGCTCAACCCGCCGCTGAGGGGACGTCTCGTATGACCCAGATCAGTCCAGTCCGTCCTGGCCTGCTGCGCGAGATCACCAAAATCGTCACCAAAGTCGCACCGCCCTATCACGAACCACGGGCAGTGGTGCAGCGCCGCCGGGTCGTGGTCGGGATCGTGGTGGTGATCGGTGCCGCGGTGCTCAGCCTGATGCACAGCAAGCTGCCGGGTGACCCGGCGTTCTACTGGCTGTCGCTGGTATTGGCCGCAGTCTGGACGGTGGGTGCGGTCGCGGCCGGACCGTTGCACCTGGGCGTGCTGAGGTTCCGGGGGCGCAACGAGCGGCCGGTGTTCACCGGTACCGGCGTGGGTCTGGTGCTCGGTTCCGTTTTCCTGCTCGGCGGGCTTGCGGTTCAAGACATTCCGCTGCTGGCCAATCAGGTGGTCGCGATCCTGACCTACACCACCGAGGTGTCCTGGCGGCTGGTGGTGGTGATCGCGCTGGTCAACGCGATCGCCGAGGAGTTGTTCTTCCGCGGCGCCCTATTCAGCGCGTTCGGTCGCCGCTCCCCGATGGTGTTCTCCACCCTGCTCTACGTCGCGGCGATGATGACCGCAGGCAACCTCATGGTGGGACTGGCTGCGCTGGTGCTCGGTACCGTCTGCGCCATCGAACGCCGCGCCACCGGTGGCATCCTGGCGCCGGTGATCACCCACATGGTGTGGGGGCTGATGATGGTTGTGGCGTTGCCGCCGATCTTCGGGCTCTAGCGCGAACCGCCTGCTGCCCCGAACCTCAGTTGTCGGTGAAGTGGGGGGAGCGTCGCTCCTGAAACGCCCGGGTGCCTTCGCGGAAGTCGTGGGAGTTCAACAGAACCGACTGTCCGACGTATTCGCGGTCCAGCGTGGCATCGAGTTCGGTCAGGGTCGCGGTGTTGATGGCGTGCTTGGTCTTGGCCAAGGCTGCGGCGGGTCCGGCCAGCAGGCTGGCCATTAGCTTGTCCACCTCGGCGTCGAACTCCTCGGCCGGGTGCACCGCGCTGATCAGTCCCCACTCCAATGCGTCGGCGGCCGAGAGTCGTTCGGCCAGCAGGGCCAGCCGCATGGCGCGTGTCCGGCCGATGGCCGCGGCGACCAGCGCCGAAGCGCCGCCGTCGGGCATCAGCCCAATCTTGGTGAACGCCAACAGGAAAAACGCCTTCTCGGAGGCCACGATCAGGTCGCAGGCCAGCGCCAGCGATACGCCGATGCCAGCCGCCGGGCCCTGCACCACGGCCACAATCGGCCTGGGCAGCGCGACCATCGCCCGGATCGCCCGGTTGGCTTCGATGATGATCTCGGTCGCCAGTTCGTCGGTCGCATCCTCGGCGCTGATCCCGGCTCCCGAACAGAAGCCGCGACCCGCGCCGCCGAACCGCACCACCCGCACCCGGGGGTCGCGGGCGGCAGCCTCCATGGCGTCGGCGATCCCGGCCAGCACTCCGGTGGTCACCGAGTTGAGGCTGTCGGGGCGGTCGATGGTCACCGAGAGCACCCCGTCGGTCAGGGCGACGGACAGGCCTGCCACCGCTGCGAGGGTGTCGATGCCGGAGTCGATTGCAGTCATGGCCCTCACCCTAGGATGCAGAACACACAGGCATTCGACGAGGAGGCAGATATGGCGGGACCACTGGCGGGGCTGCGGGTCATCGAACTGGCCGGGATCGGACCGGGGCCGCACGCGGCGATGATCCTGGGCGACCTGGGCGCCGACGTGGTCCGCGTGGATCGGCAGCCGAAGTTCGGTGGTGGACCCAGCAAGGACGCCATGCTGCGCAACCGGCGTTCGGTGACCGCCGACTTGAAGTCGCCGGAAGGGCGCGATCTGGTGCTGGCGCTGGTGGCCAACGCCGATGTGCTGATCGAGGGCTTCCGCCCGGGCGTCACCGAGCGGCTGGGCCTGGGTCCCGAGGACTGCGCCAAGGTCAACGAAAGGCTGATCTACGGCCGGATGACCGGCTGGGGCCAATCCGGTCCGCGTTCCCAGCAGGCCGGCCATGACATCAACTACATCTCGATCACCGGCGTGCTGCACGCGATCGGCCGCAACGGCGAGAAGCCGGTGCCGCCGCTGAACCTGGCCGGCGACTTCGGTGGTGGGTCGATGTTCCTGCTGGTCGGCATCTTGGCTGCGCTGTGGGAACGTCAGACCTCGGGCAAGGGGCAGGTGATCGACGCGGCGATGGTCGACGGGGCCAGCGTGCTGTCGGCCATGATGTGGAGCTTCCGTGCTCAGGGCATGTGGAATGACGAGCGTGGGGTCAACATGCTCGACACCGGAGCGCCCTACTACGACACCTACGAATGCTCCGATGGGCGGTACGTGTCGGTCGGTGCCATCGAGCCGCAGTTCTACGCCGAACTGCTGGCCAAGCTGGAGCTGGATCCCGCGGCGTTGCCGGCGCAGAACGACGTGACCAGCTGGCCCCAGTTGCGGGCCACTCTCACCGAGGCGTTCGCCGCCCACGACCGCGATCACTGGACCGCGGTGTTCGCCGGCTCGGATGCCTGCGTGGCACCGGTACTGGCGTTCGGCGAGGTTGAGGCCGATTCGCACATCGCCGAACGTGACACCTTCTACGACGTCAACGGCTATCTGCAGCCGATGCCGGCGCCGCGGTTCTCTCGAACCGCTCCCGAGGTCCCCACGCCGCCGGCCGTTCTGGGAGCCGACAACGAGACCATCCTGAACGACTGGGTATAGTCCCGACCAACCAGACGGTTGGGATTGAGAGGGGCCAAGAGAGTGCAGATCAAGGACGCGGTAGCCGTTGTCACCGGCGGTGCTTCCGGATTGGGTTTGGCGACAGCCAAGCGCCTGCTGGACGCCGGCGGACAGGTCGTGGTGATCGACCTCAGGGGTGAGGACACCGTCAAGGAGCTCGGCGACCGGGCCCGCTTCGTGGAGGCCAATGTGGCCGACCCCGAGGCCGTGACCGCTGCACTGGACGTCGCTGAGTCCATGGGACCGGTGCGGATCAACGTCAACTGCGCCGGCATCGGCAACGCGATCAAAACGCTGAGCAAAGACGGCGCCTTCCCGCTGGATGCCTTCACCAAGATCATTCAGGTGAACCTGATCGGCACTTTCAACGTCCTGCGGCTCTCGGCCGAGCGGATCGCCAAGACCGAGCCGATCGACGGCGAGCGTGGGGTCATCATCAACACCGCTTCGGTGGCGGCGTTCGAGGGTCAGATCGGGCAGGCCGCCTACTCGGCGTCCAAGGGCGGTGTGGTCGGCATGACCCTGCCGATCGCGCGTGACCTCTCGCGCGACCTGATCCGGGTGTGCACCATCGCGCCGGGCCTGTTCAAGACCCCGCTGCTGGGCTCGCTGCCCGAGGAGGCGCAGAAGTCGCTGGGCGCGCAGGTGCCGCACCCGTCGCGGCTCGGCGACCCCGACGAGTACGGCGCGCTGGCCGAGCACATCATCAACAACCCGATGCTCAACGGCGAGGTCATCCGCCTCGACGGTGCCATCCGGATGGCCCCCCGATGAGCGCTTGCGCGAAGAGCATCAAGCAGAGCTAGGAGTCCTTATGGCTATTACAACGAAGTTCACCGAGACGTTCGGGGTCGAGCACCCCATCGCCCAGGGCGGCATGCAGTGGGTGGGGCGCGCGGAACTGGTGGCGGCCGTGGCCAACGCCGGTGCGCTGGGGTTCCTCACCGCACTCACGCAGCCGACGCCGGCGGATCTGGCCAACGAGATCGCCAAGACTCGGGACCTGACCGACAAGCCGTTCGGCGTGAACCTGACCATCCTGCCGGCGATCAACCCGCCGCCGTATGACGAGTACCGCCAGGTGATCGTCGACGCCGGCATCAAGATCGTCGAGACCGCCGGCTCCAACCCGGCGCCGCACCTGCCGATGTTTCACGACAACGGGATCAAGGTCCTGCACAAGTGCACCTCGGTCCGGCATGCGGTCAAGGCGCAGAGCCTGGGTGTGGACGGCATCAGCATCGACGGGTTCGAGTGCGCCGGGCACCCCGGCGAAGACGACGTTCCCGGCCTGGTCCTGATCCCGGCCGCGGCGGCTCAGATCGAGATCCCGATGATCGCCTCCGGGGGTTTCGCCGACGCTCGCGGCCTGGTCGCGGCGCTGGCGCTGGGAGCCGACGGCGTCAACATGGGTTCACGCTTCATGTGCACGGTGGAGTCCTGCATCCACCAGAACGTCAAGGAAGCGATCGTCGCCGGTGACGAGCGTGGCACCGAACTGATCTTCCGGTCGCTGCACAACACCGCGCGAGTGGCCAGCAACCAGGTGTCGCGCGAGGTGGTCGAGATCCTCAAGAACGGCGGTCAGTTCCCCGACGTTCAAGAGCTGGTGGCCGGCGTGCGCGGCCGCCGCGTCTTCGACGAAGGTGACGTGGACGCCGGCATCTGGACCGTCGGCACCGCGATGGGCCTGATCAACGACATCCCCACCTGCGATGAGCTGGTATCGCGGATGGTGTCGGAGGCCGAGGAGATCATCCTCGGACGCCTGGGCAACATGGTCGAGGACGACGACGAGGAGAACGTCGCCTGACCAGGGTGGCTTAGGCGCTACCTGCGCCGAACGTGCAATCAGGCCGGAGAATCTACGGATTCTCCGGCCTGATTGCACGTTGGACGTCGTCTTGGACACCGTTGGCTCACGGCACGGCCGGGCCGACGAGGAAATGTCAGAGAAATGGGATGACTGAAGGAAGGCGGCCCACCGAGATGGGGCTGCCGTCGCCATGCAACAGCGTGACCGTGATCGGTGCCGCTCGCGCGGCACCGATCAATCAGCTGGCCAGCGAGTGCAGGCTTTCGAACTGCTCCGAGGTGTCGCCCTCGACGAGAAAATCGCCGTGGTAGAGGGCCTCGAAATCAACTTTGATTACGTCGGCACTGGAGTCATCGATCCACATGAGACTGAGCTTAAGGGTCACTATTAAGGAATCTTTGAGTCACGATTGGGGAAATGGTGGCAATGCTACTGACGGGTAGCGTTTTGCCGGCGCCCTCGTGAGACGGCGCGCGCCCGAGTCCGCCGCCGGGGCTAGGGTGGCAGCCATGACTGCACCGGACACCCTGGACAACCCGCTATTCGCCCGGATTTGGACGTTCATGTCGAGCCACGAGACCGACTGGCTGCGCGATCGGCGCCGGGAGAACCTCGCGGGCTTGAGCGGGCGGGTTCTGGAGGTCGGCGCGGGCACCGGAAGCAACTTCGCCTTCTATCCCGAGACTGTGACCGAGGTGGTGGCAGCCGAACCTGAATCTCAGCTACGCGATGCCGCGCTGATTGCCGCGGCAGCGGCGCCGGTACCGGTCACCGTGGTGGCCAGCACCGTCGAGGCCCTCGACGCCGGGGAGCCGTTCGACGCGATCGTGTGCTCCCTGGTGCTGTGCTCGGTGGACCGTCCCCAGGACGTGCTGCGCCAGCTCTACACCTTGCTGAAGCCCGGGGGAGAGCTGCGCTACTTCGAACATGTCGCCAGCCCCGGCCTGCGAGGCGGACTGCAGCGGGTGGCCGACGCCACCTTCTGGCCGCGTCTGTTCGGCAACTGCCACACCCACCGCGACACCGAGCAGGCGATCACCGCGGCTGGGTTCGCGGTGACGGCGTCGCGGCGCGGCCACCAGTTCCCGGCGTGGGCGCCGCTGCCGGTGTCGGAATTTGCGTTGGGTTCGGCAAGCCGCCCGGCCTGAGGCCGGTCAGTCCACCAGGAAACGCAACCGCTGGGCCATCCCCGGCAGTGCCGCCGAGGCGGACGTCTGCAGGAACACCGTGGCCCGCTCCGACAGCGGCGTGGGTTCCAGATTCACCTGGACCACGGTCTTGCCCAATTCCAGCGCCCGTTCGGGCAGGCTGGCAGCGGGATAGACCACCCCGGACGTTCCCACCACGATCAGGACGTCGGCGGCGTCGACGGCCTCGACCGCGGCATTCCACGGTTCGTCGGGAAGCTGTTCGCCGAACCAGACCACATCCGGGCGGATCAGACCGCCGCATTCGCACGACGGCGGCATGATCTCGAGCACCGGTTCGGGCAGGTCGGGCAGCTGCGTGTCGTGCGGCTGTTCGCAATCCGAGCAGCGGAACGTGAACATCCGGCCGTGCAGATGGTGAACGGCCGAGCTGCCGCCGCGCTCGTGCAGATTGTCGACGTTCTGGGTGATGACCGTGACGTCGTCGACGTGGTTCTCCCAGTCCGCGATGGCGCGATGCCCCAGGTTCGGTTCGTAGCGTCGGGCCAGCTGGCAGCGCCAGGTGTACCAGCCCCAGACCAGTTCCGGCTGCCGGTTCCAGCCATCGATGCTGGACACCTCATAGGGGTCGTACTGCGACCACAACCCCTTCTCGTCATCGCGGAAGGTCGGTATCCCGCTCTCTGCTGAGATCCCTGCACCGCTGAACACCGCCACCCGCACGCCACCAACATAGCGGGATACTGGCCGCATGGACTTCGCGCACCTGCTGAAACCCGACGTACCGTCAGACGCGCCGCTGTTCGAGCAGATCAGGTTCGCGCTGATCGAGGCGGTGCGTACCGGATCGCTGCCGGCGGGAACCCGGCTGCCCACCGTGCGCGACCTGGCCGGTCAGCTGGGCCTGGCGGTCAACACCGTCGCGCGGGCCTATCGCGAACTGGAGGCCGGCGGCGTCGTCGAAACGCGGGGCCGGTTCGGCACATTCGTGGCCAGCAGTGACCCGGCCGAGGCCACCATGACCCAGGCCGCAAGCGCCTTCGTT is a window encoding:
- a CDS encoding CaiB/BaiF CoA transferase family protein, whose translation is MAGPLAGLRVIELAGIGPGPHAAMILGDLGADVVRVDRQPKFGGGPSKDAMLRNRRSVTADLKSPEGRDLVLALVANADVLIEGFRPGVTERLGLGPEDCAKVNERLIYGRMTGWGQSGPRSQQAGHDINYISITGVLHAIGRNGEKPVPPLNLAGDFGGGSMFLLVGILAALWERQTSGKGQVIDAAMVDGASVLSAMMWSFRAQGMWNDERGVNMLDTGAPYYDTYECSDGRYVSVGAIEPQFYAELLAKLELDPAALPAQNDVTSWPQLRATLTEAFAAHDRDHWTAVFAGSDACVAPVLAFGEVEADSHIAERDTFYDVNGYLQPMPAPRFSRTAPEVPTPPAVLGADNETILNDWV
- a CDS encoding 3-hydroxyacyl-CoA dehydrogenase, which translates into the protein MQIKDAVAVVTGGASGLGLATAKRLLDAGGQVVVIDLRGEDTVKELGDRARFVEANVADPEAVTAALDVAESMGPVRINVNCAGIGNAIKTLSKDGAFPLDAFTKIIQVNLIGTFNVLRLSAERIAKTEPIDGERGVIINTASVAAFEGQIGQAAYSASKGGVVGMTLPIARDLSRDLIRVCTIAPGLFKTPLLGSLPEEAQKSLGAQVPHPSRLGDPDEYGALAEHIINNPMLNGEVIRLDGAIRMAPR
- a CDS encoding NAD(P)H-dependent flavin oxidoreductase, producing MAITTKFTETFGVEHPIAQGGMQWVGRAELVAAVANAGALGFLTALTQPTPADLANEIAKTRDLTDKPFGVNLTILPAINPPPYDEYRQVIVDAGIKIVETAGSNPAPHLPMFHDNGIKVLHKCTSVRHAVKAQSLGVDGISIDGFECAGHPGEDDVPGLVLIPAAAAQIEIPMIASGGFADARGLVAALALGADGVNMGSRFMCTVESCIHQNVKEAIVAGDERGTELIFRSLHNTARVASNQVSREVVEILKNGGQFPDVQELVAGVRGRRVFDEGDVDAGIWTVGTAMGLINDIPTCDELVSRMVSEAEEIILGRLGNMVEDDDEENVA
- a CDS encoding class I SAM-dependent methyltransferase — translated: MTAPDTLDNPLFARIWTFMSSHETDWLRDRRRENLAGLSGRVLEVGAGTGSNFAFYPETVTEVVAAEPESQLRDAALIAAAAAPVPVTVVASTVEALDAGEPFDAIVCSLVLCSVDRPQDVLRQLYTLLKPGGELRYFEHVASPGLRGGLQRVADATFWPRLFGNCHTHRDTEQAITAAGFAVTASRRGHQFPAWAPLPVSEFALGSASRPA
- a CDS encoding SIR2 family NAD-dependent protein deacylase, which produces MRVAVFSGAGISAESGIPTFRDDEKGLWSQYDPYEVSSIDGWNRQPELVWGWYTWRCQLARRYEPNLGHRAIADWENHVDDVTVITQNVDNLHERGGSSAVHHLHGRMFTFRCSDCEQPHDTQLPDLPEPVLEIMPPSCECGGLIRPDVVWFGEQLPDEPWNAAVEAVDAADVLIVVGTSGVVYPAASLPERALELGKTVVQVNLEPTPLSERATVFLQTSASAALPGMAQRLRFLVD
- a CDS encoding GntR family transcriptional regulator — its product is MDFAHLLKPDVPSDAPLFEQIRFALIEAVRTGSLPAGTRLPTVRDLAGQLGLAVNTVARAYRELEAGGVVETRGRFGTFVASSDPAEATMTQAASAFVAAARAVGLGKPEAQRYLDAAFASPGGA